From a single Micromonospora sp. WMMD1102 genomic region:
- a CDS encoding aldo/keto reductase: protein MSGQPGSGQPAGGAVGELPRSPLVRLSALGFGAAQGGNLYRASTDEEFAAAVDAAWDGGIRYFDTAPHYGLGLSERRLGAALRSRPRDEYVVSTKVGRLLVPSPEDAHRRDPEGFDVPASHRRVWDFSRDGVLRSLEASLERTGLDRFDVVYLHDPDEHWTEAVTGALPALVELREQGVVRAIGAGMNQSAMLARFVAGGDVDVVMCAGRYTLLEQGAAGDLLPAATDAGVGVVVAGVYNSGLLSRDRPPADAYYDYRPAPPELLDRARRIAAVCEEHGVTLPQAALAFVRRHPAVVSTVVGLRDRSQVAETLRRSTAVVPDELWDALAAAGLLETPPSAD, encoded by the coding sequence GTGAGCGGACAGCCGGGCAGCGGACAGCCGGCGGGCGGGGCGGTCGGGGAGCTGCCGCGTAGCCCACTGGTCCGGCTCAGCGCGCTGGGCTTCGGCGCCGCGCAGGGCGGCAACCTCTATCGGGCGAGCACCGACGAGGAGTTCGCCGCCGCCGTCGACGCCGCCTGGGACGGCGGGATCCGCTACTTCGACACCGCGCCGCACTACGGACTCGGGCTCTCCGAGCGGCGACTCGGCGCCGCCCTGCGCTCCCGCCCCCGCGACGAGTACGTGGTGTCGACGAAGGTCGGCCGGCTGCTCGTACCCTCGCCGGAGGACGCACACCGGCGCGACCCGGAAGGGTTCGACGTCCCGGCCAGCCACCGGCGGGTCTGGGACTTCAGCCGGGACGGCGTGCTCCGGTCGCTGGAGGCGAGCCTGGAACGCACCGGGCTGGACCGGTTCGACGTGGTCTACCTGCACGACCCGGACGAGCACTGGACCGAGGCCGTCACCGGGGCGCTGCCCGCGCTTGTCGAACTGCGGGAGCAGGGCGTGGTGCGGGCCATCGGCGCCGGGATGAACCAGTCTGCGATGCTGGCCCGGTTCGTGGCCGGCGGTGACGTCGACGTGGTGATGTGCGCCGGGCGGTACACCCTGCTGGAACAGGGCGCGGCCGGCGACCTGCTGCCCGCCGCCACCGATGCCGGGGTGGGCGTGGTGGTCGCCGGGGTCTACAACTCGGGGCTGCTCTCCCGGGACCGGCCACCGGCCGACGCGTACTACGACTACCGGCCCGCTCCGCCGGAACTCCTCGACCGGGCGCGGCGGATCGCGGCGGTCTGCGAGGAACACGGGGTCACCCTGCCGCAGGCGGCCCTGGCCTTCGTACGCCGGCATCCCGCGGTCGTCTCGACGGTGGTCGGCCTGCGCGACCGCTCCCAGGTCGCCGAGACCCTGCGCCGGTCGACGGCGGTCGTTCCGGACGAACTCTGGGACGCGCTCGCGGCGGCCGGACTGCTCGAAACGCCCCCGTCCGCGGACTGA